One Halosegnis longus DNA window includes the following coding sequences:
- a CDS encoding CPBP family intramembrane glutamic endopeptidase: MSNWAAFAGVATAVTLLLLALTHATSVSASFPTRAEVEWLESLPDGSDHLAPDRDAPPDPEPSLSATALFVNVLVTHGLLLCLLVVAAFFAAIPASAFGLAVSAETVAVGVGFGLALSVVNTAAGLVAERYGYAPSEQLRGILTPETPGGWLLLLGGTLPLVAGFEEFLFRGILVGVFAAGFDASPWALAAVSSVAFALAHESQGRVGILVTGLLGLLLAIGYVLTGSLVVVVVAHYLVNTVELVVFEGLGVRGKQGGQATPHR, from the coding sequence GTGTCGAACTGGGCCGCGTTCGCGGGCGTCGCGACCGCGGTCACGCTTCTCCTGTTGGCGCTCACTCACGCGACGAGCGTGAGCGCCAGCTTTCCGACCCGCGCCGAGGTGGAGTGGCTGGAGTCGCTTCCGGACGGGAGCGACCACCTCGCGCCGGACCGCGACGCGCCGCCGGACCCGGAGCCGTCGCTGTCGGCCACGGCGCTGTTCGTGAACGTGCTCGTCACGCACGGACTGCTCCTGTGTCTGCTCGTGGTCGCGGCGTTCTTCGCGGCGATTCCGGCCTCGGCGTTCGGACTCGCCGTCTCAGCCGAGACGGTCGCCGTCGGCGTCGGCTTCGGACTGGCGCTTTCTGTGGTGAACACGGCCGCCGGGCTGGTGGCCGAGCGATACGGCTACGCGCCAAGCGAACAGCTTCGGGGAATCCTCACGCCGGAGACTCCTGGCGGGTGGCTGCTGTTGCTCGGTGGCACGCTTCCGCTCGTCGCCGGCTTCGAGGAGTTCCTCTTTCGGGGCATCCTCGTCGGCGTGTTCGCGGCGGGGTTCGACGCGTCGCCGTGGGCACTCGCCGCGGTCTCCTCCGTCGCGTTCGCCCTCGCTCACGAGTCACAGGGCCGGGTCGGCATCCTCGTTACGGGACTGCTGGGGCTGTTGCTCGCCATCGGCTACGTTCTCACCGGAAGTCTCGTTGTCGTGGTCGTGGCCCACTACCT